The following proteins are co-located in the Echinicola sp. 20G genome:
- a CDS encoding NAD(P)H-quinone oxidoreductase: MKAIVITQPGNPEVLQLREKEIPKPKAMEVLIKVKAAGVNRPDIAQRKGYYPAPADAPADIPGLEVSGTIEALGADVKNWELGDEVCALVSGGGYAEFVTAPSLQCLPVPDGVSLIEAASLPETFFTVWNNIFDIGRFQEGDTVLIHGGSSGIGVTAIQMVHALGGKVIVTAGSADKCQYCMKLGADLAINYKEKDFEEEVKAYTKELGVDIILDMVGGAYTAKNINILKPFGRLVMINAMQGKIGEVDLFRIMQKRLTLTGSTLRPQSIKYKGEIAKNLQIHIWPFFNDKIKPVVYKTFPLFRAADAHTLMESSEHIGKILLQTSEEV; the protein is encoded by the coding sequence ATGAAAGCCATCGTCATCACCCAACCAGGAAATCCTGAAGTGCTACAATTAAGGGAAAAAGAAATTCCCAAACCTAAAGCCATGGAAGTATTGATAAAAGTGAAAGCCGCAGGTGTCAACAGGCCAGATATAGCTCAACGAAAGGGCTACTACCCTGCTCCTGCCGATGCTCCCGCAGACATTCCTGGCCTGGAAGTCTCCGGTACCATCGAAGCTTTGGGTGCTGATGTAAAAAACTGGGAGTTGGGAGATGAAGTCTGTGCTTTGGTCTCGGGAGGAGGATATGCCGAGTTTGTCACAGCACCATCGCTTCAGTGCCTTCCTGTGCCTGATGGGGTTTCGCTTATTGAAGCGGCCTCGCTTCCAGAAACATTTTTTACTGTGTGGAACAACATCTTTGATATAGGAAGATTCCAAGAAGGTGATACGGTATTGATCCATGGGGGAAGCAGTGGCATTGGAGTGACCGCTATTCAAATGGTTCACGCCTTGGGAGGAAAGGTAATCGTTACTGCCGGTTCAGCAGACAAGTGTCAATACTGCATGAAATTAGGAGCTGACTTGGCCATCAATTATAAAGAAAAAGATTTTGAAGAAGAGGTCAAAGCCTATACCAAAGAGTTGGGAGTCGATATCATTTTGGACATGGTTGGTGGAGCTTACACCGCTAAAAACATCAATATCCTTAAACCATTCGGCCGGTTGGTCATGATCAATGCCATGCAAGGAAAAATAGGAGAAGTGGACCTCTTCAGGATCATGCAAAAAAGGCTTACGCTTACAGGATCAACTTTAAGACCCCAATCGATTAAATATAAAGGGGAAATCGCTAAAAACTTACAGATCCACATTTGGCCTTTCTTTAATGATAAAATCAAGCCTGTCGTTTATAAGACCTTCCCTCTTTTCAGAGCAGCGGATGCCCACACCTTGATGGAAAGTTCCGAACATATAGGAAAAATATTGCTTCAAACCAGTGAAGAAGTTTAA
- a CDS encoding amidohydrolase family protein, with protein MKKSFQACLAFFISATFLSCQNGKSEQEKKVYSTATVITAVNIIDIHNGSISKRDVVIDSGRIKEILPNLPEKDWEDGELINGEGKYLLPGLAEMHAHIPSVMWNDPQMEETLFLYLSNGVTTIRGMLGHPLHLELREKANNNEILSPRIYTSSPSLNGNTVTSVEQAIELVSAYQKDGYDFLKLHPGIRLHVFDQIVKTAKEVGIPFAGHVSTLVGIRHALESGYASVDHIDGFLEGLVPESAHVNPTENGFFGYNFTEKADPDMITELAQMAKENKVWVVPTQSLFTRWFSPSSAELLAKEPEMQYMAPEVIENWVNSKRNLTEGADYNADQWEDFLDIRKQLIMALHKEGYGLLLGSDAPQVFNVPGFSIQHELQAMVDAGLSPLEALQLGTLNPAKYFHEEGNFGEIKEGASADLILLDQNPLEDIKNMQNPAGVLVRGKWLSRDTIDQKLKALANKFEEPKI; from the coding sequence ATGAAAAAGTCCTTCCAAGCATGTCTTGCATTTTTTATTTCAGCCACTTTCCTTTCCTGTCAGAACGGCAAAAGTGAACAAGAGAAAAAAGTCTATTCAACTGCAACGGTCATCACCGCAGTAAATATCATTGATATCCATAATGGCAGTATTTCCAAAAGAGATGTGGTCATCGATTCGGGAAGGATAAAAGAGATTCTGCCCAACTTACCAGAAAAAGATTGGGAAGATGGAGAGCTGATCAATGGCGAAGGCAAATACCTTCTTCCTGGGCTGGCAGAAATGCATGCACACATTCCTTCGGTCATGTGGAATGATCCCCAGATGGAAGAAACCTTGTTCCTCTACCTCTCCAATGGTGTCACTACAATCCGGGGAATGTTGGGACATCCTCTCCACTTGGAATTAAGAGAAAAAGCTAACAATAATGAGATTTTAAGTCCCAGAATTTACACTTCCAGCCCGTCCCTCAATGGAAATACAGTTACATCCGTGGAGCAGGCGATTGAGCTCGTGAGTGCTTATCAGAAAGATGGCTATGACTTTTTAAAGTTACATCCCGGGATCCGATTACATGTTTTTGATCAAATTGTAAAAACAGCCAAGGAAGTAGGAATTCCCTTTGCTGGTCATGTTTCTACCTTGGTCGGGATCCGGCATGCTTTGGAGAGTGGATATGCTAGTGTGGATCATATCGATGGCTTTCTGGAGGGATTGGTTCCGGAATCTGCCCATGTTAATCCAACTGAAAATGGCTTCTTCGGTTATAACTTCACAGAAAAAGCAGACCCTGACATGATCACAGAACTTGCACAAATGGCCAAGGAAAACAAGGTCTGGGTAGTCCCCACACAAAGTCTCTTTACCCGTTGGTTTTCACCAAGCTCAGCAGAATTACTCGCTAAGGAGCCTGAAATGCAATACATGGCCCCTGAGGTGATAGAAAACTGGGTAAATAGTAAAAGGAACTTGACAGAAGGTGCAGATTACAATGCTGATCAGTGGGAAGACTTTTTGGACATTAGAAAACAACTGATCATGGCACTTCATAAGGAAGGTTACGGGCTGCTTTTGGGGTCGGATGCCCCACAGGTATTCAATGTACCTGGATTTTCCATCCAACATGAACTTCAGGCCATGGTTGATGCTGGGCTATCTCCATTGGAAGCTTTACAACTGGGCACGCTTAATCCTGCCAAGTACTTTCATGAAGAAGGAAATTTTGGTGAAATCAAAGAAGGGGCCAGTGCCGACCTTATCCTTCTTGACCAGAATCCTTTAGAAGATATTAAGAACATGCAAAACCCAGCCGGTGTCTTGGTAAGAGGAAAATGGCTCAGTAGGGACACCATTGACCAAAAGTTAAAAGCTTTGGCAAACAAATTTGAAGAACCCAAAATCTAA
- a CDS encoding pirin family protein, whose translation MKNTAVKKIRQLGFQWQTQDPFLFCAYHLDDYPAGNEHLGPKASLEGRNIGQDFTIKDGWRMYHGSKVPGFPAHPHKGFETVTLVERGLADHSDSLGAAGRFGEGDVQWMTAGKGVMHSEMFPLLNQEEKNPLLLFQLWLNLPKANKNVPPHFKMLWADTIPYHTEVDENGNKTVLKVIAGQIGDTKAPAPNPDSWAADPDNQVAIWTIKMEPHAKWTLKATDEGINRTLFFYKGAQLGTEGFEIPEGHSLDLFSEKEITFENGDQPAELLFLQGKPINEPVVQHGPFVMNSTQEIHQAMSDFQKTQFGGWPWPNYEPTHPKERGRFAVHADGREEVKG comes from the coding sequence ATGAAAAATACAGCAGTCAAAAAAATTAGACAATTGGGATTTCAATGGCAAACACAAGACCCTTTTCTGTTCTGTGCTTATCATTTGGATGATTACCCTGCCGGCAATGAACACCTTGGTCCAAAAGCTTCTTTGGAAGGCAGAAATATTGGACAGGACTTCACGATCAAAGATGGATGGAGAATGTACCATGGCTCTAAAGTACCAGGATTCCCGGCACATCCACATAAGGGATTTGAAACTGTAACTTTGGTGGAAAGAGGCTTGGCTGATCATTCCGACTCATTGGGAGCTGCTGGTCGGTTTGGAGAAGGTGATGTACAATGGATGACCGCCGGAAAAGGTGTCATGCACAGTGAAATGTTTCCCTTGCTCAACCAGGAAGAAAAAAATCCATTATTGCTATTTCAACTCTGGCTGAACCTGCCAAAAGCCAATAAAAATGTGCCTCCACATTTCAAAATGCTATGGGCAGATACCATTCCTTACCATACGGAGGTGGATGAAAACGGTAATAAAACTGTCTTGAAAGTTATTGCTGGTCAGATTGGTGATACCAAAGCACCTGCTCCCAATCCAGATTCATGGGCGGCTGATCCTGATAATCAGGTAGCTATTTGGACCATCAAGATGGAGCCTCATGCTAAATGGACTTTAAAAGCCACTGATGAGGGCATCAATAGAACTTTATTCTTCTATAAAGGTGCTCAGCTTGGTACAGAGGGCTTTGAAATTCCCGAAGGTCATTCTTTGGATTTATTCTCAGAGAAAGAGATTACTTTCGAAAATGGCGATCAACCAGCTGAACTGTTGTTCTTACAGGGTAAGCCGATCAACGAACCAGTGGTGCAGCATGGCCCTTTTGTGATGAACAGTACCCAAGAAATTCACCAGGCAATGTCTGATTTTCAAAAGACCCAATTTGGAGGTTGGCCATGGCCCAACTATGAGCCTACCCATCCTAAGGAAAGGGGTCGTTTTGCCGTCCACGCCGATGGCAGAGAAGAAGTAAAAGGTTAA
- a CDS encoding glycerate kinase — MKFLIAPNAFKGTIPAEQAAQLIKAQLLKDFPENDLITSPIADGGDGTCALLASAKGMKVVEVSALNAIGKPKPGKLYLDNGNATARIDISEVSGLQGLELTEIDAKLSSSYGTGELILEAISQGAKHIVLGLGGSATVDMGTGILRALGFIFLDQNGREIPLFSTGFLGKIAHIQSPLKKYQIQFTCLCDVNNTFLGEKGAIPVFGPQKGLATEELFPFEVGAKRVFQLLNKKSGGGLKDREGFGAAGGIALGLSAFFPVEIKEGAKFFFDQVKMEQKVREADIIITGEGKFDQQSAGGKGSFELLQLAKEMGKKCFLITSGDAEEAKDAGFEKVIVLPDLDFKKSDFKRMAIDNFKKALDGHKWKSWT; from the coding sequence ATGAAATTCCTGATTGCTCCCAATGCCTTCAAAGGAACTATTCCAGCTGAACAGGCAGCTCAATTGATCAAAGCTCAATTACTAAAAGATTTCCCTGAAAACGATCTTATAACAAGTCCTATTGCCGATGGTGGTGATGGGACTTGTGCATTATTGGCCTCAGCAAAGGGGATGAAAGTGGTAGAAGTAAGTGCCTTGAACGCTATTGGAAAACCAAAGCCAGGAAAGTTGTATTTGGATAATGGAAATGCAACAGCTAGGATTGACATTTCGGAAGTCAGTGGTCTTCAAGGATTGGAACTTACCGAAATCGATGCCAAGCTTAGCAGCTCTTATGGAACTGGAGAATTGATTCTGGAAGCGATAAGTCAAGGAGCAAAGCATATTGTACTAGGTCTGGGTGGTAGTGCCACCGTTGATATGGGAACAGGCATTCTAAGGGCCTTGGGCTTTATATTTTTGGATCAAAATGGAAGAGAAATCCCATTGTTCAGCACCGGTTTTTTAGGAAAAATAGCCCATATCCAAAGTCCTTTAAAAAAATACCAAATTCAGTTTACCTGCTTATGTGATGTCAACAATACCTTTTTGGGTGAGAAGGGGGCCATTCCTGTTTTTGGACCTCAAAAGGGTTTGGCAACTGAAGAGCTATTCCCCTTTGAGGTAGGTGCAAAAAGGGTTTTCCAACTGTTAAATAAAAAATCAGGAGGAGGGCTAAAAGACCGAGAAGGTTTTGGTGCAGCTGGTGGAATTGCCTTGGGCTTGAGCGCTTTTTTTCCTGTGGAAATCAAGGAGGGAGCGAAATTCTTTTTTGATCAGGTAAAAATGGAACAAAAAGTCAGAGAGGCGGATATTATTATCACGGGAGAGGGGAAGTTTGACCAACAGTCGGCTGGAGGTAAGGGGAGTTTTGAATTGCTGCAACTGGCAAAAGAAATGGGGAAAAAGTGCTTCTTAATTACTTCTGGAGATGCTGAGGAAGCAAAGGATGCTGGTTTTGAAAAGGTGATTGTATTGCCCGATTTAGATTTTAAAAAGAGTGACTTCAAAAGGATGGCTATTGACAATTTCAAGAAAGCCTTGGATGGCCATAAGTGGAAATCTTGGACATAA
- a CDS encoding sodium:alanine symporter family protein has product MGQLIIDFSNWIWGWPLLYLLLGGGTILFLYSGLIPFRGFAHAMKVVGGKYDDPNAKGDITSFQALTSAIAATVGLGNISGVALAISTGGPGAIFWMWISAFVGMATKYFTCTLAIMYRGKDSSGHIQGGPMYVIEEGMGKKWRFLSVIFCVAGIMGLLAIFQANQLTDVTRVVLLKPFGLDHGASTRWILGISMMLLVAIVILGGIKRIASVASKLVPFMVTLYFLSVLVILIKFNDQIISSLLFIVEDAFSGKAVLGGSVGAVIITGARRAAFSNEAGIGTAPMVHGASKNEEPVREGLIAMLGPFIDTIVVCTLTALTIMVTGVWESGEKDGVLMTLSAFESGIPGLGKYFLMAAVLVFALSTMFTYSYYGHKCFNYLFGADKADYYNYFYLLTIVGGAVVSLQVVMSFVDGMYAVMAFPTMISAIYLSPKVVAATKDYFKRMKRLDQ; this is encoded by the coding sequence ATGGGGCAATTAATTATTGATTTTAGCAACTGGATATGGGGCTGGCCACTGCTCTATCTTTTATTGGGTGGTGGGACAATTTTGTTTCTTTATTCTGGATTGATTCCGTTTCGCGGTTTTGCCCATGCCATGAAGGTGGTAGGCGGTAAGTATGATGATCCTAATGCCAAAGGGGACATTACTTCTTTTCAAGCTTTGACCTCAGCCATTGCCGCGACGGTGGGACTGGGAAATATCAGTGGGGTTGCGCTGGCGATCAGTACAGGTGGCCCTGGAGCCATTTTCTGGATGTGGATCTCTGCTTTTGTGGGAATGGCCACCAAGTATTTTACCTGTACTTTGGCCATCATGTATCGGGGTAAGGACAGCTCTGGGCATATTCAAGGCGGCCCTATGTATGTGATTGAGGAAGGGATGGGCAAGAAATGGCGGTTTTTGTCCGTCATCTTTTGTGTAGCTGGGATCATGGGCTTGTTGGCGATTTTTCAGGCCAATCAGTTGACCGATGTTACCCGTGTGGTGTTGTTGAAACCTTTTGGACTGGATCATGGAGCAAGTACCCGATGGATTTTGGGTATATCGATGATGTTATTGGTGGCAATAGTAATCTTGGGAGGAATTAAGCGAATTGCTTCTGTAGCTTCCAAATTGGTGCCTTTTATGGTGACACTTTATTTCTTAAGTGTTTTGGTTATTTTGATAAAATTCAATGACCAGATAATTTCCTCTCTTTTGTTTATAGTGGAGGATGCCTTTTCTGGCAAGGCAGTTTTAGGTGGATCTGTAGGGGCAGTGATTATCACAGGAGCAAGACGGGCAGCATTTAGTAATGAGGCAGGTATCGGTACGGCACCAATGGTACATGGTGCTTCCAAAAATGAAGAGCCGGTACGTGAAGGACTGATCGCCATGTTGGGGCCATTTATAGATACCATTGTGGTATGTACATTGACTGCCTTGACCATTATGGTAACAGGGGTTTGGGAGTCTGGAGAAAAGGATGGGGTGTTGATGACCCTATCGGCTTTCGAAAGTGGAATTCCCGGCTTGGGAAAATACTTTCTGATGGCAGCGGTGCTGGTTTTTGCACTCTCTACCATGTTTACCTATAGCTACTATGGACATAAATGCTTCAATTATCTTTTTGGAGCAGATAAAGCAGACTACTACAATTATTTCTATTTGCTGACCATTGTAGGGGGAGCCGTGGTTTCACTTCAGGTAGTGATGAGTTTTGTGGATGGTATGTATGCCGTGATGGCTTTCCCGACCATGATCTCAGCCATTTACCTCTCTCCAAAAGTTGTTGCAGCCACCAAGGATTATTTTAAGCGCATGAAGCGATTGGATCAATGA
- the proB gene encoding glutamate 5-kinase, with translation MVQQKGKTVVIKIGSNVLTQADGQPDKSRMESLVRQMVYLREQGLQLILITSGAVAFGRKSTIFEEKIDPVVQKQILAAVGQVELINAYKSFFGNRQTPIAQIMVTKSDFRDRKHYLNMKNCLEGLLKNNILPVINENDTVSVSELMFTDNDELAGLVAAMMDAENLLLLSNVDGIFKGHPSDPDAELIERVDAKTPSMGNYISSSKSSFGRGGMLTKMNMAKKSADLGIGVVIANGKREDVLIDYFHNRLRCTFFEPSRAKHNPKKWIAHSDHYSKGELVINSGAENALMSNKITSLLPIGVLEVRGDFIKGEILRIISEDGRKIGLGKAAYGAKVASEKIGQSNQKPIIHYDYLYLHQNNQ, from the coding sequence ATGGTACAGCAAAAGGGTAAAACAGTAGTAATAAAGATTGGCTCCAACGTTCTGACCCAAGCGGATGGTCAACCGGACAAATCCCGCATGGAGTCCCTTGTTCGTCAGATGGTTTATCTTCGTGAGCAAGGACTTCAGTTGATCCTGATTACTTCTGGTGCGGTGGCTTTTGGACGAAAGTCAACCATTTTTGAAGAAAAAATCGACCCGGTAGTTCAAAAACAAATCCTTGCTGCTGTGGGGCAGGTAGAGTTGATCAATGCTTATAAATCTTTTTTTGGCAATCGGCAGACTCCTATCGCCCAGATCATGGTTACTAAAAGTGATTTTAGGGACAGAAAGCACTACCTGAACATGAAAAATTGCCTGGAAGGGCTTTTGAAAAACAATATCCTTCCTGTGATCAATGAAAACGACACTGTCTCAGTGAGCGAACTGATGTTTACAGACAACGATGAGCTCGCTGGCCTGGTGGCAGCCATGATGGATGCCGAAAATCTATTATTGCTCAGCAATGTGGACGGGATCTTTAAAGGACACCCCAGCGATCCAGATGCCGAACTAATTGAACGGGTGGACGCCAAAACCCCATCCATGGGCAATTATATCTCTAGCAGCAAATCATCATTTGGCAGAGGTGGCATGCTCACCAAAATGAATATGGCCAAAAAATCTGCCGACCTTGGAATTGGGGTGGTCATTGCCAATGGCAAGAGGGAAGATGTGCTCATTGACTACTTCCACAATAGGTTACGTTGTACCTTTTTTGAGCCTTCAAGGGCCAAACACAACCCTAAAAAATGGATTGCCCACAGTGACCATTACTCTAAAGGGGAATTGGTCATTAATTCAGGTGCTGAAAATGCCCTGATGTCCAACAAAATCACCAGCCTACTCCCTATCGGTGTACTAGAAGTAAGGGGAGATTTTATAAAAGGTGAAATTCTTCGTATCATCAGTGAGGATGGCAGGAAAATTGGTCTAGGAAAGGCCGCCTATGGAGCCAAAGTAGCTTCAGAGAAAATCGGTCAGAGTAATCAAAAACCCATCATCCATTATGATTACCTCTACCTTCATCAAAACAATCAGTGA
- a CDS encoding glutamate-5-semialdehyde dehydrogenase, whose product MNLQNTFATVNKASRSMPLLTEKKINRTLEDLAKLTWESIPAILEANQKDLERMDPNDPKFDRLKLTEERIEAIAEDILNVVKLPSPLGRTLSEKTLENGLSLTKTSVPLGVIGIIYEARPNVTFDVFSLCLKSGNALVLKGGSDAHDSNTAIVKLIHQVLKKNGIDPNVVALLPPDREATAEMLQAVDYIDIIIPRGSQGLINFVRDNSKVPVIETGAGIVHTYLDKSGDNQKAANIITNAKTRRVSVCNALDCLVIHQDKISQLPEIAKLLGEKKVKVYADELAYQTLKGHYPADLLMPAEEAHFGTEFLAMTMSIKTVPDMESALEHIAKHSSKHSEAIVAEDEQAIDLFLKSVDAAAVYANTSTAFTDGAQFGLGAEIGISTQKLHARGPMALEELTSYKWIVRGNGQIRD is encoded by the coding sequence ATGAACTTACAGAATACCTTTGCTACTGTCAATAAAGCCAGCAGATCAATGCCTTTGCTGACAGAAAAAAAAATCAACAGAACCTTAGAGGATTTGGCCAAGCTGACCTGGGAAAGCATTCCTGCGATTTTGGAAGCCAACCAAAAAGACCTGGAACGCATGGATCCCAATGATCCAAAATTTGATAGGCTTAAATTGACAGAGGAAAGAATTGAAGCCATTGCTGAAGATATTCTCAATGTAGTCAAACTCCCTTCTCCTTTGGGAAGGACCTTGTCTGAAAAGACTTTGGAAAATGGCCTTTCACTTACCAAAACCTCTGTACCACTGGGTGTCATCGGGATCATTTATGAAGCCCGACCCAATGTAACTTTTGATGTGTTCAGCCTTTGTCTAAAATCAGGAAATGCTTTGGTACTCAAGGGAGGCAGTGATGCCCATGACTCCAACACGGCCATTGTCAAATTGATCCACCAAGTGCTGAAGAAAAATGGGATAGACCCTAATGTGGTAGCTTTACTTCCTCCCGATCGTGAGGCTACAGCTGAAATGCTCCAAGCTGTGGACTATATCGATATCATTATCCCACGGGGAAGCCAAGGATTGATCAACTTTGTGCGTGACAACTCCAAGGTTCCTGTAATCGAAACTGGTGCTGGTATTGTACATACCTACCTGGACAAATCTGGCGATAACCAGAAAGCCGCTAATATCATCACCAATGCCAAAACCCGTCGGGTGAGTGTCTGCAATGCCTTGGACTGCCTGGTCATCCACCAAGATAAAATCAGCCAACTACCGGAAATTGCCAAGTTGCTAGGAGAAAAAAAGGTAAAGGTATATGCCGATGAATTAGCCTATCAAACCCTAAAAGGCCACTACCCTGCTGACTTACTTATGCCTGCTGAGGAAGCTCATTTCGGTACCGAATTTTTGGCTATGACCATGTCCATCAAGACCGTTCCCGATATGGAAAGCGCATTGGAGCACATCGCCAAACACAGTTCCAAACACAGTGAGGCGATAGTGGCAGAGGATGAGCAAGCGATTGACCTGTTCCTAAAATCCGTAGATGCTGCAGCTGTCTATGCCAATACCTCCACAGCCTTTACCGATGGTGCACAATTTGGGCTCGGAGCAGAAATAGGCATCTCCACCCAAAAGCTCCATGCCCGTGGCCCTATGGCCCTTGAAGAACTCACTTCCTATAAGTGGATTGTCAGAGGAAATGGGCAAATAAGGGATTGA